ATTGCAGGTTGTTATGTTCTAGAAGGTCTTGTAAATAACGACTCAAATATAAGAGTAGTTAGGGACGGAATAGTGATTCAGGAAGATGAAATTGAAACGCTAAAACGATTCAAAGATGATGTAAAAGAAGTTAAAAAAGGATATGAATGTGGAATACTTTTAAAAAGTTTTAGAGATGTTAAAGAAGGAGATATTTTAGAAGCATACAAATATAAAGAAGTTGCAAGAACACAAGGCTAAAGAAAGAAAAAGAGGATGGTGAGTTTTTATGGATTCATCCAGAAAAAATAGAATGCAAGAAGAAGTAAAAAAAACAGTGAGTGAGATAGTTCAAAAAGAAGCTAAAGATCCAGATATTGGTTTTGTAACAATAACTAATGTAGACCTTTCAGGTGATCTTAGACATGCGAAAGTTTATGTAAGTGTTTATGGTGATGAAGAGCAGCGTCAAAAAACTTTAGATGCTCTTGAAAGGGCAACCGGTTTTGTAAGAAGTGAACTTGGAAACAGAATGAGATTTAAACATGTACCGGAATTAATTTTTAAATTTGATGCTTCTATAGAGCATGGTGATAATATTAATAAAATTTTGCGAGAACTTGATCTGGGAAAAGATGATAGGGAAACCGATGAAGAGGCTGATAAAGATGAGTAAATCAGATGTTATATCGAAATTAAATGAGTTAGAAAAATTTGTGATCACATGTCATGTTAGTGCGGATGGTGATGCTATAGGCTCCGCAAATGGTCTCGGGTTATTATTAGAAAAACTAGGCAAAGAAGTTTTGATAATATATCCTGAAGAAATACCTGAAAAGTATAAATTCTTGCCCAAACCTGAAAATATAGAGATATTTGAAGAAAGCCAAAACAAAACAAAAAAGACCCAGGCACTAATAACTCTGGACTCAAGTGATAGAGATCGCGTTGAATTTGTTGCAGGTCAGGTGGATTATGATGTGTTGATAAATATAGATCATCATCCAACTAATACCATGTTTGGGCAGCTAAACTTGGTTGAACCTGATAAAGCTGCTACCTGTCAAGTTATTTTTGATCTGCTTGAGTCTTCAAAAGATAAATTGGATATAGATTTGGATAAAGATATAGCTACCAGCTTATATGCTGGAATACTCACAGATACTGGTTGCTTTAAGTTTGAAAATGCTGACCAAAAAGCTTTTGAAGCTGCAACCAGGCTCATAAGTTATGGTGTTGAGACACATGTGGTAGCCAGAGAAATATATGAATCCATGTCGGTTAAAACTTTTTATTTCATTAGAGATTTACTTAATACTTTGAAGATAAGCGAAGATAACAAAATTTCCTGGCTTTCCTGCAGTAAAGATTTATTAGATAAATATGAAGCAGGAAGTGATGAACTTGAGGGAGTCATAAATTTTCCTAAAAGTTTAAAGCCTGTTGAATTTGCAGTCCTTTTTAAAGAAACAGAAGAAGGCTACACTAAAGTGGGAATGCGTTCTAACAGATATGATGTTGGGAAAATAGCCAGTGAATATCAAGGTGGAGGTCACAAAAGAGCCGCAGGTTGTCTCTTAAAACTTTCGTTAGGTGAAGCTAGAGATGAAATCATAGATCGCTTGAAAAGAGAACTAAAAGGGGGAAATTAGGAAATTGAAAGGGATATTAAATCTTTTAAAACCCCCGGGGTCAACTTCTCATGACATGGTAGACCAGGTGAGAAAAAAATTACAGATTAAAAAAATTGGACATACAGGGACATTAGACCCAGGAGCCTGTGGGGTTCTTCCCCTTATTATTGGCAAGGCAACAAAAATTAGTGATTATATTATTAGCCAGGATAAAGAATATATTTTCGAATTAACCCTTGGGGTTAGTACCGATACTCTAGATGGTGAGGGAAATATACTAGAAGAAGTACCAGTTACAGAAAAGAATGAAAAACAGCTCCTTGATGGGTACCAAAAATTAATCGGATCAATGAAACAAGTACCTCCAATGTATTCTGCAATCAAAAGAGGTGGCAAAAAACTATATGAACTTGCTAGAAATGGCGAAACCGTAAACCGAGAACCCAGAGATGTAAGTATATATGATCTACAGTTAAAACATACTTATTTACATAAAAATAAGAAAAGGTTTTTATTTAAAGTGAACTGCTCTAAAGGTACATATATTAGAGTTTTGGCTGAGGACTTAGCTAAAATAGCTGGAACTATTGGATATATGTCTTTTCTACTGCGCACAAAGGCAGGCAACTTTACCATAGATAATGCTATAAGATATGAAGAATTTATTGATGCAAGAGATGAAGACTTGTACAATTATATTGTTACTATGGACAAGGCTTTAGTTGAATTTCCAAGGGTTAAATTAAATGAAAAGAAAAGTAGGTTTTTTAGATCAGGAAATGCAGTTGATATAAGTATACCAGATACTATTGAACCTTCTTTATATAGAATTTATGATGAAAATGAAGAATTCCTGGGACTTGGTAGGGAAATCTCACATGGAAAATTAAAACCAGAAAAAGTGCTAGTTTAGTCAGCTAAATTAGAAATAGGTGATATTATGAAAGTGATGAACTATGAAAACTATATTAAAGGAAAATATGAAAAGAAAACTTGGATAGCGCTAGGTAATTTTGATGGAGTTCATGTAGCACATCAACAAATATTGAAAGATGCAGCTGCACATGCTAAAGAATATGGAACTATCCCGACTGTATTATTGTTTGAACCTCATCCCGAAATTTATTTTAAAGATAGAAAAGATTTTTTACTAACAACTTTTGAAGAAAAAATAGAAAAGATAAGACAGTGTGGTATAGAGCTAGCTGTAGTTAAAGATTTTGAAACAGAGTTTGCAAAGAAATCACCTTTGGAGTTTGCTAAATGGATTAAAGAAAGCTTAAATGCAGCTGGAGTATCTATTGGCTATGATTATACTTTTGGTGCTAAAAAACAGGGCAAAGCAGAAGATTTGATGGCTTATGGCAAGTCTTTGAATTTTTGGATATCAACTGTTCCTCCTGTAAAATCAGAAGATCAAATCCCAATTAGCAGCAGCTTATGCCGCGAGCTACTAAAAAACGGTAGACCAGATGAAGCATCTAAGTATTTAAATAGTCCCTATAATATAAGTGGGCCTGTTGTAAAAGGAGACGGCAGGGGCAAGACCCTTGGTTTTCCAACTGCTAATATTGAACCTCCTGCTAATAAACTTTTACCATGTAGGGGAGTATATTTAGTAAAAGTAAGAAAAAATAACGAAAGTCATTGGGGAATATGTAATATAGGTCTAAGGCCTACATTTGACAAAAAGATCGATACGATAGAGATACATCTTTTGGATTTTGATGAAATAATCTATGATTGCAGCCTTACTCTTTACTTTATAGAGTATATTAGACCAGAGAAGTATTTTGAAACCCCTGATGCATTAGCAATACAGATGGAAAAGGACCTAAATGTAGCAAAAGATAAAATATCTAAATCTTTACATTGAAGGTTATCTATGATAAACTTATAACGTCAACCAGGGGCTAGGATCAGCGTTTCTCCGGCGTTGTTCTTGGCTTTTGGCGTTTAAAAAAATAGGAGGTGAAATTTTTGGCTTTACCAACAGAAAAGAAACAAGAAATAATTGAGAAGTACAAGCTGCATGATTCTGATACAGGATCACCAGAAGTACAAATTGCAATCCTAACTGAAAAAATCAACACTCTAAACGAGCATTTGAAGATTCACAAAAAGGATCATCATTCAAGGCGAGGACTACTAAAAATGGTCGGTAAAAGAAGAAAGCTTCTTGACTATCTAAAAAGTTACTCGGTTGACCGTTATGTTGAAATCACCAAAAAACTTGGTTTACGAAAATAATTTAAGTGCAAACTAATTAATAAAAGCGGGGTTTTCCCGCTTTTATTTGAATTTACTATCAAAAAATTGCCCTGGTGCAAAAAGTCTATTTTTTGCATCAGAATCAAAAATTAAGTTACCTAATAAAGGAGGGAAAATAACATATGCCTGAATATAGTATGGAATTGAATGGTAGAAAACTTCTGTTAGAAACAGGAAAGTTTGCCAAACAGGCTAATGGGGCTGTAACTGTTAGATATGGAAATACAGTAGTACTTGTTACTGCTACAGCTTCTGATGAACCACGAGAGGGAATAGATTTTTTCCCATTGACAGTAGATTATGAAGAAAGGCTTTATGCTGTGGGAAAGATTCCGGGAGGATTCATCAAGCGCGAAGGTAGACCTACAGATAAAGCAACTTTGGCAGCAAGATTAACAGATCGTCCTTTAAGGCCTCTTTTTCCAGATGGTTTTAGGAATGCGGTTCATATAGTTGTTACTGTACTTAGCGTAGACCAGGACTGCTCGCCAGAAATTGCTGGTATCATAGGGGCCTCTGCAGCCTTAACGATATCTGACATACCATTTCATGGACCTATTGCTGCAGTAAATGTAGGAAAAGATGAAAATGGACTTGTGATAAACCCACCATATGATGAAGAGGAAGAACATGACCTAGACCTGGTTGTTGCAGGGACTAAAGATGCCATAATGATGGTTGAAGCTGGTGCTAATGAAATCCCGAAGAATGAGATGATAGAAGCTATAATGACAGGCCATGAAGCCATAAAAAAAATAATTGAACTTCAAGTAGAGATGGCTAAAGATAACGCAGTAGAAAAGATGGAAGTTTATTTAGAACAACCAGAGGAAGAGCTGGTTAACAAAATTAACGAGTTTTGTTTGGATAGGATAAAAGAATCCTTAAATATAGTAGACAAAAAAGAAAGAGAAACAGCTGTAGATAAGGTTAAAGACGAAGTAATGGAGCATTTTATAGAAGAAGATTCTCCTTCTGAACATAGCAACAAGGTTAAAATGGCTTTTGAAAAGATTTTAAAGAACGAGATGCGAAGAATGATCATTCAGGAGAACTTGAGAGTAGATGGAAGACGCCAGGATGAGATAAGAGAGATTTCGTGTGAAGTTGACTTATTACCTAACACCCATGGATCAGGACTTTTCACCCGTGGGCAAACCCAGGTACTAGATGTTTGTACACTAGGAGCATTAGGTGATATGCAGATGCTAGATGGGCTTGACTTGGAAGAGTCTAAGAGATATATGCATCACTATAACTTTCCGCCCTTTAGTGTAGGCGAAGCAGGCTTTATGCGCGGCCCTAGTAGAAGAGAAATTGGGCATGGATTTTTGGCTGAGAGAGCTGTGTATCCAATGATCCCATCTCAGGAAAACTTCCCTTATACAATAAGGTTAGTTAGTGAAGTGTTAGAATCTAATGGATCAACATCTATGGGAAGTGTATGTGCAAGCTCATTATCGCTTATGGATGCAGGGGTTCCTATCAAGAGACCTGTATCAGGAATTGCAATGGGTTTAATCAAAGAAGATGATGAGATAGCTATTTTGAGTGATATTCAGGGGATTGAAGACTTTTTAGGAGATATGGACTTTAAGGTTGCTGGTACAGAAGAAGGCATTACCGCTCTTCAGATGGATATCAAGATTGAAGGTATTACCAGAGAAATATTAGAACAGGCGATAAATCGTGGCAGAGAAGGTTATCTTTACATCCTTGAAGAAATGAAAAAGGTTATAGCGGCGCCAAGAGATCAACTATCTCCTCAAGCACCTAGAGTTATAACAAAGCAGATCTCACCTGACAAAATAAGAGACGTAATTGGTCCGGGTGGAAAAATGATTAATAAGATTATAGATGAAACAGGTGTAAAAATCGATATAGAACCTGATGGTAAGGTTTATATCTCGTCTGATGATGCTGAAAGTGCTGAGAAGGCACTTAAAACAATTGATCAGCTAACTAAAGAAGCAAAGCCAGGAGATATCTTCTTAGGCAAGGTTAAAAGAACTGAAAATTACGGAGCCTTCGTAGAAATATTACCAGGTAAAGAAGGGTTAATTCACATTTCAAAACTGGCTGAAGAAAGAGTAAATAAAACTGAAGATATAGTAAAAGTAGGAGATGAAGTTTTGGTCAAAGTGCTTAATATTGATGATAAAGGTAGAATAAATCTTTCTAGAAAAGATGCGATTGAAGAAAAGGATAAAGATATTGACAAAGATAAAAGTAAAGAAAAAGCAAAGTTTAAAAATAAGAGTTAGTAAAAAAACATAAACCCTATGGTTTATGTTTTTTTTTGTCATTTTATTTTTTTCTCATAACTTACTATATATTTAATAATTATACATTAGGGTTTTGTTTTTAATATACAAAAGAAATGAGGTCATAAAAGTTATGAGAAAAAGAAAATTAATAATTGGTTTATTAATTTTAAAGCTGGCCTTGATTTTCTTTTTCATGAATTTTGATAATAGCATTGAAAAAGATGATAATGCAATATCTCCAGGGGTAAAGTTAGAAAACGTCCCTCTCGAAAAAGAACTTGGTGTAAAACCTGATGAAGACGAAACAAAAGAATTTATTAAAAACCATACAAAAGATTTGGAAATAGAACCTGAAAACGCTTATATAGACCCTTCTACAGGAGGGATAGTTCCAGGTACAACAGGTAAAGTGGTTGATACCGAAAAAACTTTAAATAATATTTATAAGGCAAAAAAAGGAGAAAATGTATCCCCCGTTTTTACCACTGTAGAACCTTCTGAAAATACCAATGATTTAACTCCCGCACCTATCTATCAGGGTAATCCCAATATTAAAAAAGTATCTTTTATATGCAACGTTGCCTGGGGTAGTGAACATATCGATGAATTAATTGAAGTTTTGGATAAACATGAAGTGAAAATCTCATTTTTCTTAGAAGGCAGATGGGCCAAAAATAATCCGCAAAAGACTAAATTTATCTTTGATAAAGGGCATGAAATAGGAAATCATGCATATAGCCACTATAATATGAGCACAATCGATAGGAACTTAATAAAAGAGGAGATTAATAAAACCAGTGAAACTATAGAAAGCATTATTGATGAAGAAGTTAAACTTTTTGGACCTCCTGCAGGAGATTTTGATGATAGAGTTCTTGAAGTGGCTGATGATCTTGGTGTATATACTGTAATGTGGAGTCTCGATACGATTGACTGGATGGAGCCTGGAATTGATTATATGACTGACAAGATATTGGATGGTATTCATCCGGGAGCATTTATTTTGATGCACCCTACTGAAGATACAGTTACAGCTTTAGATGAAATTTTGTCAGGCTTAAAAGAAAAGTCATATAAAGTTGTTCCGGTATCAGAACAGTTGGGGGTAGATATATATGAAAATTAGGTTTATTTCAGTTTTACTTTCTAAAAAAAAGTTATTATTACTTCTTGTTTTTATTCTAATTGTTGGTTTAATGGTCAAATTAGATGGTATAGAAAAAATACAGCGTTCTATTTATGGGGTTGAAAGAGGGGTCTATCTTTATGATATAGAATTGGCAGGATTATTTGAAGAAGAAGTTGAAGAATTAGTAAGGGAACTGGCTAAAGAAGTGGATAAACCATACAGAGATGCATATATAGATGATGAAACCGGGGAAATAACCGATGAGACGATCGGAGAAAAGGTATTGATCGGTAAGACAGTAGAAAATATCATGAATGCATCAAAAAACACAGAAGTTAAACTTGAAACAATGCCTCTATATCCTAGACTATCTAGTAATATATTAGAATCAATCGAACATGAAATTTCAGGTTATTCTACAGGAATAGGTCCAGGAGGCGGTGCAGGTAGGGTTACTAATATTGAAGTGGCTACGAACGATGTAAATAATACTGTTATTTGGCCGGGAGAGGTATTTTCATTTAATGGGGAAACTCTACCAAGAACGTGGGAAGAAGGTTATCGCTTCGCTCCGATTATAGTTGGTGATTCTGTGGTAAATGGAATAGGCGGAGGAGTTTGTCAGGTTTCATCTACTTTATATAATGTTGTTCTCGAAGCTGGGCTTGAGGTGGTCGAGAGATATCCTCATGGTGAACCAGTTGATTATGTACCACCTGGAAGAGATGCTACAGTTGCAGGGGATTACTTAGATCTAAAGTTTAGAAATAATACCGAAAACTTTTTACTTATCAAAGGAGAGGCTAGTGGTGGAGTTGTTTCATTTACATTACTTGCAGACGACGAAGAATTATCATCGCTTAATTAGTTATTCCGGTGCAAAAAGTCTATTCACATAATATAACTTTTTGCATCAGAATCAAATACTTAGTTTATTAGGAGGCAATAAAATTGTACTATTCGACCAATCTTGATAACAAAATAGAGGTTATCGCAGAGAAAGTAGAAAATATAAGGTCAATTTCTTTAGGGATATGGCTTAAGAGTGGTAGTAGATTTGAAAATCCTGATTTTAACGGTGTTTCTCATTTTATGGAGCATATGCTTTTTAAAGGAACAAAAAATAGGAGCCCGCAGGATATAGCAAATGAGATTGATGATATTGCGGGTGAGATGAATGCTTTTACAACAAGAGAGTACACCTGTGTGTACTTAAAGGTTATTGATGAGTATTTTGAAAAAGGATTAGAAATTGTTGCAGATGTTTTTTTTAACTCCGTTTTTCCAGAAGAAGAGATAGAAAAAGAAAGACAGGTAATATTAGAAGAAATAAAAATGTATAATGACAGTCCTGAAGATCAAGTATATGATCTAATGTTAGATTCTTGTTATGGAGGTCATCCACTGGCATTTAATGTTCTTGGAGATAAAAATACTATAAATAATATAGACAAAAACTTCTTAGTGGACTATTATATCAATGGCTTCTTGTCCCGTGATATTGTTATTTCTGTAGCAGGTAATATTGAGCCTCAGAAAGCTACTTCTATTATAAAAAAATATTTTGATAAGAAAAGGTTAAATGATGCTCATTTAAATGCTGGGAGTCCTGTATATCAAACTGATGATAAATACAAGTATAAGGATATTGAACAGGCTCACTACTGCCTTGCTCTTCCGGGAATTGCTTATAATGATGAAAAAATTTATCAGCTTAGTTTATTAAACAATATTTTAGGTGGTAGTATGAGCTCTAGACTTTTCCAAAATGTCAGGGAGCTAAAAGGACTTGCTTATTCTGTATATTCTTATCCTCTAGCTTTTCATGATACCGGTATATTAATTGTGTATGCCGGAGTTAGTCCTGAAAATATTGAACAAACTGGTGAAATAATTTGGGACAACCTAGAAGGTTTAGCAGGGCGAAGAGAAAATATGAATATTACTAGTAGAGAGCTTGAGAGAGCAAAAGCCCAGGTGAAGGGAAGTATTATTTTCAGTTTAGAGAGTACTAATTCTAGGATGATGAGACTTGGTTATTCAAAATTATTGAAGGGAAAAGTTTTTACGCCTGATGAAATTATTGAAAAAATTGATAAAATAAAACTTTCTGATCTAGAAAAATTAGCAGACCAATTATTTGTGCCAGGTAAATTATCGACTGCTTTAATTGGTCCGGTAAATAATGCTTACAATCCTGTAAAATAAACAAAATACTAGAGGTGATAAATAATGGAGAAGTACAAGATGTTTATTTATAAAGAGGAGAGCGCAAATGATCTGCCACTTCCTCATTATAAAACTGATGGTGCTGCAGGAATGGATTTATATGCAGCTGTTGAAAAAGAGGGGTTGACTTTGAAACCTGGAGAGAGAATTTTAGTTCCAACGGGCATAAAAATACAATTAGAATCGGAACTAGAAGCCCAAATTAGGCCAAGAAGCGGGTTGGCAGTTAATTACGGGATCACTCTTCTAAATAGCCCTGGTACGATAGATTCTGATTATAGAGGTGAAATAAAAGTCATTGTTATAAATCATGGTAGTGAAGAATTTAAAATTGAAAGAGGTATGAGAATTGCCCAACTGATTGTAAGTAAGGTTATTAAGCCTAATATCGAAATAGTAGAAGACGAAAAAGAATTAGAAAAAAGTGTTAGAGGAAAAGGTGGCTTTGGACATACTGGAGAAAAAAATTGATTCTACTGCAAAAAGTCTATTCACATAAGTAAATTGCTTTTAATTGAAACATCTAAGATTCGTCAGCAGTCGAAATAAGGTTCCCTAATCAAAGAACTCGTCCTGAGTTCGATTAGCTAATGACATCCTGTCATTAGACCTTATTTCTCCTGCTTTCTCATCAAGATGTATATTGCAATTAATAGCAAAACTTTGTTCATATGACTTTTTGCAGTAGAATAAAAATTGAATTATGGCAGAAAAATCAATTATTAAATAAGAGTTAATTAACTCTTATTTTTTTGGTTTATTTTGCATAAATTTTTATAGGATAGACAAAGGAGGGTATTATATGAAATTTGATAATTTAAGTAAAAAAGAGATTATAAATTATAAAGATGGTTTAAAGCTTGGCCATCTTGGTGAAGCAGAGCTATTAATAGATCATAACACAGGTAAAATTAAAGCTCTGATTCTGCCAGAAAAAAAATTATCCATAAACAAAAAAAATAATCATGAAATTCCTTGGGATTCAGTAGTAAAGGTTGGTGTTGATATGGTTATAGTGGATTTAAATAGCTAAGTTATAAAGCATAAATAAATTCTAAAGGGGAAAAATAGATATAGGTATTTTTAGAAAAATATCTCTATCAAATCATTGCTGTAAAAGGAGGTAGTAGTATGAACAGAACGGTTGTAGGAATATTTGCATCAAATGAAGAAGCTAAATCGGCTGTTAATAGTTTAAGGGAAAATGGTTTTGGTGATAATGAAATTTCACTTATAGCCAGAGATAATAGACAACAAGAGGGAGACCAAACAACTGATGCTGGTGCTAGTTATGATAATCAAAATTTAGGTGATGGCACAGCTACAGGAGGAGTGCTTGGAGGTCTTGCAGGTCTTCTTGCTGGAGTAGGAGCTCTAGTTATTCCTGGAATTGGTCCTATTATTGCTGCAGGTCCAATTGCTGGAGTTCTAACAGGCGCTGTCGCCGGTGGTATAGCTGGTGGTTTGATCGATTATGGAATTCCTGAAGAACAGGGCCAAATGTATGAATCAAGAGTTCGTGAAGGAGATGTTCTTCTTTTAATTGAAACAAGTGAGCAAAAAGCTGATGATGCTGAAAGAGTACTAAGACAAGAAAATGCAGATGAAGTAGAGTCTTATAACCAAGACTAACTTCTAAAAAATTCATTTGAATTCAGCTGCCCTTTATGATGGGGCAGCTTTTTTTATGGCTAAATACATTTATTAATCGCACGAACTATTTAATAATCTCATAACATGTAATGTGAAAGAGATGATGTCTGTTAAAGGGAGGCAACATAAATGGAGTTAAAAGATTATACAATTGCTCAGATAGGTGGTGACGAAAGAGAAGTATTTTTGATCAATGATTTAGCGTCTAGGGGAGCAAATATATTGGCGGTGGGCTATGAAAAAGCTCGCCATAATATTGATGCAAAAGCTATTTATTCCCTAAAAGATTTAAATGAAAAAGTTAATGCTATTATATTGCCTTTCCCGGGGATTGATACCGATTGGAATGTAAAGGCCAAATTTACGAATAGAAAAATCAACTTAAAGGATGAATTGAACAATTTGGAAGAGATACCCCTTACAATAGTTGGTCATGCAAGTCAAGAACTTAAAACTTATTATGAAGAAAAAAATGCATTATTAATTGAAATGGGTGAAAATGATGAGATAGCGATTCTTAATTCTATCCCCACCGCTGAAGGAGCTATCTCCTTAGCGATAGATAATACATCTTTTACTTTGGATGACAGTCCTATGCTTGTTTTGGGATTTGGTAGATGTGGGATAACTCTTGTTAATAAACTAAAATCTCTAAATGCTGATGTAATGGTTGTAGCAAGGCGACCGGCTGATCTTGCAAGGGCAAAAGAGATGGGAACAAAAGCAATGACTTTTGATCAGTATAGAAAAAACGAATTGGATGAATATCGCTTGATATTTAATACAGTTCCAGAATTAGTAATAGATGAAAATATAGTTAACAGATTGCATCAAGATACAGTAATTATTGATATAGCCTCAGGTAAGGGTGGGGTAGATTTTGAAGCTTGTAATAGAAAACAAATAAACGCAATTTTAGCTAAAGGAATACCCGGGAAATATGCTCCAAAAAGTGCTGCAAATATCCTTGCACAGGTTTATCCTAAAATTTTAAAAAATTATCTGGGGAGGTGAAAATAGTGGAACTTCAAAATATAAAAATAACGTTTTGTCTTACCGGCTCTCACTGTACTCTAGATGAGATTTTGCCAGAATTAGAGAAAATAATTCAAGAAGGTGCTGAAGTTCAACCAGTAATATCTGAATCAGTTGATACCACAGATACTCGTTTTGGAGAAGCAGTTGAATGGAAACATAAACTTGTAAAAATGACAGGTAAAAAGCTTGCCAACTCAATAGTTTCTGCAGAGCCAATCGGACCAAGAGAATTAGCAGATGTTTTGGTAATTGCTCCTTGTACCGGAAATACTCTTGCTAAGCTTGCAAATGGAATCACAGATACACCTGTGACTATGGCAGCCAAAGCACAGTTGAGAAATCAAAAGCCGGTGATTATTGCTTTAGCTACAAACGATGCCCTTGGGTTAAATGGAAAGAATTTAGGCATTTTGGTTAATGCTAAGAATGTTTTTTTTGTACCATTTAGCCAAGATGAACCTTTTAGAAAACCTAACTCAGTAGTTTCAAATATGAAACTAATAATACCTACAATACTTCACGCTTTAGAAGGAAAACAGCTGCAGCCTGTTCTATTGTCTCCTGAGGAGGAGTAAACGATGGAAATAATAGTTCAAAAATTTGGTGGGTCATCGGTTGAAAATAAATCTATGAGACAGCAAGTTATTAATCATATAATAAATGCAAAAAAACAAGATAAAATTCCAGTAGTGGTTGTAAGCGCCATGGGGAGGCAAAATGAACCTTATTCAACAGATAAGTTGATTGAACTCATAAAAGGTGAAAATGAAAATGTATCAAAAAGAGAACTAGATCAAATTATGAGCTGTGGAGAGGTTATTTCTAGTGCAGTTCTGGCTGCAGGTCTACAAAAGTCAGGGTATAAAGCTGTATCACTCACAGGATATCAGGCTGGAATAAAAACAGATGGAAATTATGGGGAAGCCTTAATAAAAGATATAGATTCTGATTCGATCAAAAAATATTTGAAAGAAAATGAAGTTGTAGTAATCGCAGGGTTTCAAGGTGTTTCACCAGAAGGAGAAGTTAATACACTTGGGAGAGGAGGAAGCGATACAACTGCTGCAGCGCTTGGAGTTCATCTAGATGCAGAAATGGTTGAAGTCTATACTGATGTTGACGGGTTAATGACTGCTGATCCAAAACTTGTGCCAAAGGCAAAGCCAATAGATAAAATAACTTTTTATGAAATTTTTCAAATGGCGAAAAATGGCGCCAAAATTGTTCATCCTGCTGCAATTGAATTTGCCATGAAGTATGAAATGCCTATTGTAATTAAAAATACAAGCTCAAAAGAAAGTGGGACCAGAGTAGTAAGTTCTATGGAGAGAATTAATGAAAATAGTGAAGATAAAGTAACTGGCATTATTCATACACCTGGTCTTGTAAAAGTTAAAGTCGCTTTAGATGAATCAAATTCCCAAAATGATAAAGTGAAATTATTTGAAATAATCTCAGAAACAGCGGTGCAGCTTGAAATGTTTAATATATTTGAATATGAAATAATTTTTGCTTTAAAAGAAAAATATCTCCAAGAATTGTTAAGTGAATTGCAATCTAGGGGACTTGGTAAAATAAATCATAGGAAAGGCTTAGCAAA
The Natranaerofaba carboxydovora genome window above contains:
- a CDS encoding DHH family phosphoesterase, whose protein sequence is MSKSDVISKLNELEKFVITCHVSADGDAIGSANGLGLLLEKLGKEVLIIYPEEIPEKYKFLPKPENIEIFEESQNKTKKTQALITLDSSDRDRVEFVAGQVDYDVLINIDHHPTNTMFGQLNLVEPDKAATCQVIFDLLESSKDKLDIDLDKDIATSLYAGILTDTGCFKFENADQKAFEAATRLISYGVETHVVAREIYESMSVKTFYFIRDLLNTLKISEDNKISWLSCSKDLLDKYEAGSDELEGVINFPKSLKPVEFAVLFKETEEGYTKVGMRSNRYDVGKIASEYQGGGHKRAAGCLLKLSLGEARDEIIDRLKRELKGGN
- the truB gene encoding tRNA pseudouridine(55) synthase TruB, yielding MKGILNLLKPPGSTSHDMVDQVRKKLQIKKIGHTGTLDPGACGVLPLIIGKATKISDYIISQDKEYIFELTLGVSTDTLDGEGNILEEVPVTEKNEKQLLDGYQKLIGSMKQVPPMYSAIKRGGKKLYELARNGETVNREPRDVSIYDLQLKHTYLHKNKKRFLFKVNCSKGTYIRVLAEDLAKIAGTIGYMSFLLRTKAGNFTIDNAIRYEEFIDARDEDLYNYIVTMDKALVEFPRVKLNEKKSRFFRSGNAVDISIPDTIEPSLYRIYDENEEFLGLGREISHGKLKPEKVLV
- a CDS encoding bifunctional riboflavin kinase/FAD synthetase; the encoded protein is MKVMNYENYIKGKYEKKTWIALGNFDGVHVAHQQILKDAAAHAKEYGTIPTVLLFEPHPEIYFKDRKDFLLTTFEEKIEKIRQCGIELAVVKDFETEFAKKSPLEFAKWIKESLNAAGVSIGYDYTFGAKKQGKAEDLMAYGKSLNFWISTVPPVKSEDQIPISSSLCRELLKNGRPDEASKYLNSPYNISGPVVKGDGRGKTLGFPTANIEPPANKLLPCRGVYLVKVRKNNESHWGICNIGLRPTFDKKIDTIEIHLLDFDEIIYDCSLTLYFIEYIRPEKYFETPDALAIQMEKDLNVAKDKISKSLH
- the rbfA gene encoding 30S ribosome-binding factor RbfA; translation: MDSSRKNRMQEEVKKTVSEIVQKEAKDPDIGFVTITNVDLSGDLRHAKVYVSVYGDEEQRQKTLDALERATGFVRSELGNRMRFKHVPELIFKFDASIEHGDNINKILRELDLGKDDRETDEEADKDE
- the rpsO gene encoding 30S ribosomal protein S15 — its product is MALPTEKKQEIIEKYKLHDSDTGSPEVQIAILTEKINTLNEHLKIHKKDHHSRRGLLKMVGKRRKLLDYLKSYSVDRYVEITKKLGLRK
- a CDS encoding polyribonucleotide nucleotidyltransferase; translation: MPEYSMELNGRKLLLETGKFAKQANGAVTVRYGNTVVLVTATASDEPREGIDFFPLTVDYEERLYAVGKIPGGFIKREGRPTDKATLAARLTDRPLRPLFPDGFRNAVHIVVTVLSVDQDCSPEIAGIIGASAALTISDIPFHGPIAAVNVGKDENGLVINPPYDEEEEHDLDLVVAGTKDAIMMVEAGANEIPKNEMIEAIMTGHEAIKKIIELQVEMAKDNAVEKMEVYLEQPEEELVNKINEFCLDRIKESLNIVDKKERETAVDKVKDEVMEHFIEEDSPSEHSNKVKMAFEKILKNEMRRMIIQENLRVDGRRQDEIREISCEVDLLPNTHGSGLFTRGQTQVLDVCTLGALGDMQMLDGLDLEESKRYMHHYNFPPFSVGEAGFMRGPSRREIGHGFLAERAVYPMIPSQENFPYTIRLVSEVLESNGSTSMGSVCASSLSLMDAGVPIKRPVSGIAMGLIKEDDEIAILSDIQGIEDFLGDMDFKVAGTEEGITALQMDIKIEGITREILEQAINRGREGYLYILEEMKKVIAAPRDQLSPQAPRVITKQISPDKIRDVIGPGGKMINKIIDETGVKIDIEPDGKVYISSDDAESAEKALKTIDQLTKEAKPGDIFLGKVKRTENYGAFVEILPGKEGLIHISKLAEERVNKTEDIVKVGDEVLVKVLNIDDKGRINLSRKDAIEEKDKDIDKDKSKEKAKFKNKS